CTTCGATAGAAACATTCATCCTTCGAGGATTATCAGGATCAAGTTCAATGTACGACAATGGAATAACCGCGTTCTTGAAATCAATCACATGATTTTCAGCCATACTAATCGTATTTGTTAATCCCTTACTTAAAGAGCTGGGGATCCCAAATTTTCTTTTTTTAGCAACTATTTCATTCATGATTGTATACGCTCCTTTCAATATACTGACATACAGCTAAGACTTCTTGTTTAGCCTTATCTGTATCTGGCAAATTAAAGACAGATTCTGTTCTAGTGTAGTCAGAGTCTATTTCACTAATTTTAACTCGTTTGCCAATTTTTATAGGGATTAAGTGCTTCTTAATATCGGGGATTTCTTCCAAGCTGGCATAGTTTTCTTTGTGTAAACTTAGCTTTTCTTCGTATTTATTTGCTAGAATTCCGATCAAATTGATCTGTTCTTCGCTACTTGTGCGCGAAATCTTCTCTTGCATCCATAATTGTAGCATTCCAGCAATACCATCTAGAGAGTGAGCCTCCATCTGCGCGGGGATAATGATGTCAGTAGCTGCTTTAATGGCACATCGAGTCAAAGGCCCTTTTGAAGGTCGAGTATCAATAACCACAATGTCATAAGCATCTCTAACTTCTTCTTGCCTTAAAAAAGCTTTAAGTTGGTTATGTACTTTTTCTTCAACATCACTTCTTCTTACTTCTTCAGCAGTTTGTAACCTATCAGAAGAA
This region of Gammaproteobacteria bacterium genomic DNA includes:
- a CDS encoding ParA family protein translates to MKIIASVTNKGGDGKTKISTFIAEYFATIRNKRVLILDLDPQCNVSNRYLPMDDDPAAAIEQGKLPPLHPDYDPEDSSWDGRSSIADIFYGDIIYPYQTRFKNLDIAPGSSDRLQTAEEVRRSDVEEKVHNQLKAFLRQEEVRDAYDIVVIDTRPSKGPLTRCAIKAATDIIIPAQMEAHSLDGIAGMLQLWMQEKISRTSSEEQINLIGILANKYEEKLSLHKENYASLEEIPDIKKHLIPIKIGKRVKISEIDSDYTRTESVFNLPDTDKAKQEVLAVCQYIERSVYNHE